In Argiope bruennichi chromosome 4, qqArgBrue1.1, whole genome shotgun sequence, a single window of DNA contains:
- the LOC129966478 gene encoding uncharacterized protein LOC129966478: protein MQATCETPRYIMPHYGVFRPESSTTKLRVVFNASEATSSGQSLNDNLYSGSVVQDDLFAILLRFRKHSVVFTADIKKMYRQIWIHPDQCDLKCILWKDLEEEKLRVFKLLTVTYGTKCAPYLATRVLKQICCDEQNNYPLAAAAGKDFYFDDILSGTEDLSSAIELQNQLIHLLKSAGMELHKWSSNNLVLLQNVPTSDREYNFDNPNSATLKTLGLQFNPEMDTFSFSVQKIVRPATKRTMLSDISRLFDPLGLLGPLIITAKMFLQKLWILRIGWDDEVPLHLNREWEKFSSELSQLKNVNIDRHVLCSKVLKVDLIGFGEASKNAHGCAVYTRSLSRSGEIKVSLLCSKSRVAPIKEISIPRLELCAADLLSKLTVKVLSSLQLDIHGVHLYSDSTVVLAWIKTPPTSLKTFVANRVAKIHEYTKNFQWPYVNTAENPADLISRGVFPSKIQQLDILWNGPSFLSSISWPNFNDDPGVADGEYLFEVNRSPMYHLFQSPTNCTYSNHGQFAQGKSVSRFYF from the coding sequence ATGCAGGCAACTTGCGAAACTCCAAGGTACATTATGCCTCATTATGGCGTTTTTAGGCCAGAAAGTAGTACTACAAAATTACGCGTTGTTTTTAACGCATCAGAGGCAACGTCATCTGGACAATCgcttaatgataatttgtattcagGATCTGTTGTCCAAGATGATTTGTTTGCTATTTTGCTGAGGTTTCGAAAACATTCTGTAGTTTTCACAGCtgatataaaaaagatgtatcgTCAAATTTGGATACATCCAGATCAGTgtgatttaaaatgcattttatggaAGGATTTAGAGGAAGAGAAATTACGTGTATTTAAGTTGCTCACTGTTACCTACGGAACCAAATGCGCCCCTTACTTGGCGACCAGAGTACTAAAACAAATATGCTGTGATGAGCAGAACAACTATCCTTTAGCCGCTGCTGCTGGCAAAGATTTTTACTTCGACGATATACTCAGTGGTACCGAGGATTTATCTTCTGCCATTGAACTACAAAATCAgttaatacatttgttaaaatcaGCTGGTATGGAGCTTCACAAATGGAGCTCAAATAATCTtgttttgttacaaaatgtaCCAACGTCGGACCGAGAATACAATTTCGATAACCCCAACTCagcaactttaaaaactttgggATTACAATTCAATCCTGAAATGGATACATTTAGTTTTagtgttcaaaaaattgtgagacctgcaacaaaaagaacaatgctatcgGACATATCCAGATTGTTTGATCCTTTAGGCCTCTTAGGACCTTTGATAATCACAGCGAAGATGTTCTTGCAGAAGTTGTGGATTTTGAGAATTGGTTGGGACGATGAAGTTCCCTTACACTTAAATAGAGAGTGGGAAAAATTTAGTTCTGAACTGAgtcaattgaaaaatgtaaatatagatCGTCATGTGTTATGTTCTAAAGTTCTGAAAGTAGACCTGATAGGCTTCGGAGAGGCTTCGAAAAATGCGCATGGTTGTGCTGTCTACACCAGGTCTTTGTCAAGGTCTGGTGAGATAAAGGTGTCACTCTTATGCAGCAAATCTCGAGTGGCTCCCATCAAAGAAATTAGTATCCCACGTTTGGAGCTGTGTGCAGCGGATCTGCTTTCCAAGCTTACCGTTAAGGTTCTGTCATCCTTGCAACTAGACATTCATGGAGTACATTTGTACTCGGACTCCACTGTGGTGCTTGCTTGGATCAAAACTCCACCTACATCGTTGAAAACTTTTGTGGCTAATCGAGTCGCTAAGATTCACGAGTATACTAAGAACTTCCAATGGCCTTATGTAAATACTGCTGAGAATCCTGCGGACTTGATATCACGAGGAGTTTTCCCTTCAAAGATCCAACAGTTGGACATTTTGTGGAATGGACCGTCTTTTCTTTCATCTATTAGCTGGCCAAACTTCAATGACGATCCTGGTGTCGCAGATGGTGAATATCTTTTTGAGGTGAATCGTTCACCAAtgtatcatttgtttcaaagccCAACCAATTGCACCTACTCAAATCATGGGCAATTTGCCCAAGGAAAGAGTGTCTCcagattttacttttaa